In Deltaproteobacteria bacterium, the genomic window GATCTCGGCGCGCGCCGGCACGCGGCGGCCGCGCACGGTCACCTCGACACGCGGGTCCTTGCGGAGGTTCCGGAACCAGTCCGATCGGGTGCCGTAGGTCGAGATCACGATGATCTCGCCGTCCGTGCGGGCGCAGGGCAGCAGCACCTCGCGCGGCAGGCCGGTCCGCCGGCCGCGTGTCGTGAGCAGCACCCAGCCGGGCGCGCGCGAGAAGTAGCCGCGCAGCGTCCGGATGAGCGCGGCGTGCGGGCCGCGGAGGGCACGCGGCACGAAGTGCAGGCGTGCGGCGAAGGGCTCGCGCATCTCGGTACCTACGCGATCAGGTGGCGCGCGATCGTGAGCTCCTGGATCTCCGTCGTGCCGCCGCCGAGCTCCATGAGCTTCGCGTCGCGCGCCAGGCGCTCCACCTCGTACTCCTCCATGTAGCCGTTGCCGCCGAGGATGTGGATCGCCTCCATCGTGATCTGCGTGGCGGCCTCGCAGCAGTAGAGCTTCCCGGCGCAGATGTCCGCCATGCTCATGCGCACCTTCCGGCCGGCCAGGAAGTCGGCGAAGACGAAGTTCCGCATGTTGCAGAGGAGGCCGTACATGCGGGCGAGCCGGCGCTGGATCAGCTGGAAGTTGCAGATCGGCTGGCCGAACTGCTCGCGCTCCTTGGAGTACCGCAGCGCCAGCTCGAAGGCGCGGTCAGCGAGACCGAGGGACAGTGTGGGCATGCCGGCGCGCTCCTCGGCGAGCCGTCCCTTCACGTGGTCGCGCTCGCGGACCCCGCCGCCGAGGAGGTTCTCGCGTGGGATGCGGACGTGGTCGAGGTAGACGGCGCCGGTGGGCGAGGCGTGCGTGCCCATCTTGCGGAAGGGCTTCGAGACGTCGAGCCCCGGGCGCTCGCGCTCGATCAGGAACGGCTGGATACTCCGCGCGCCGTTCTCCTCGAGCTTCGCGTAGATCACGAAGACGTCTGCGTACGGCGCGTTCGTGATGAATGTCTTCTGCCCGTTCAGCACGTAGGCGTCGCCGTCGGGACGCGCCGTCGTCCCCATCGAGCCGAAGGCGTCGGAGCCGGCGCCGGGCTCGGTGAGGCCCCACGCCCCGACGACCTCGCCGCTCATGAGCCCCGGCACCCAGCGCTCCTGCTGCGCCGGGGTGCCGTGGCGGCGGATCGTCCCCGCCACCTGCCCGTAGCTCACGCCGTAGGAGACGAGCACGCCGGCGCACACCCGCGAGATCTCGATCGCCACCGCGGCCGGCACGAAGAACTCGAGGTGGTCCTCGGGCGACGCCTCGCGCATCGCCTCGGTGAACTCGCCGTCGCCGGCCATGCCGAGGCCACGCGCCAGGTTCTTGATGCAGGCATAGGGCGGCTCCTCGCCGTGCTCGAGCTTCTCGACGTGCGGCGCGAGCTCGCGCTCGACGATCTTCCGCGCCGTGTCGCGGATCAGCCGCTGCGTCTCGTTCAGCTCCGGGTAGGCATCTGGCATGACGATTCCTCCGCGAACGCCTTGGCCCAGGCGTAGTCTGGCTTGCCGCTCGGGCTGCGGACGATCTCCGCCGCCACCACGACGGCGCGCGGGATCTTGTAGTCGGCGAGGTGCGGCGCGCAGTGCGCGCGCAGCTCCTCGACCGTGGGCGACGCCCCCCGGTCGCGGAGCGAGACGACGGCCGTGACCCGCTGCCCCCAGCGCGTGTCGCGCACGCCGACCACCAGCGCGTCGTTCACCGACGGATGTCCCTTGACGACGCGCTCCACCTCCTCGGCGTACACCTTCTCGCCGCCGGTGTTGATGCAGGCGGAGTCGCGCCCGAGGAAAAGGAGCCGCCCGTCCTCGTCCCAGCGCGCGCGGTCGCCGCCGATGCAGTAGCGCACCCCGTCGATCACGGGGAAGGTCTGGCGGGTGCGCTCGGGGTCGCCGAGGTAGCCGAGGGGCAGGTGGCCGCGGGTGGCGAGCCAGCCGACCTCGTCGGAGCCGGGCTCCAGAAAGCGGCGCCGGTCCTCGGAGAGGAGGATCGAGTTCTCGCGCAGCTGGTACGCCGAGTGGCCGCCCGGTCCCGACGCCGCGTCCCAGCTCATGGCCTGCAGCCCCGCCTCGGTCGCCCCGATGCTCTCGATGAACATGGTACCGTCGGGCAGCAGCGCGGCGAGCTCCTGCTTGACCCCCGGGGAGAGCACGGCCGCCGTGCTCGAGATCACGCGCACGGACGACGCGTCGTAGCCTCCCTCGCGCAACGCGGCGAGGAGCGGCCGGGCGAAGGCGTCGCCGACGAGCGACATCTGGTCGACGCGCTGGCGCTCGATCGTCCGCCACGCGGCGTGCGGATCGAAGCGTCGCACCTCGTCGGGGAGGATGACCGTGCCGCCGCGGTGGAAGGTGTTGAACGCGGCCCACTGGCCGGCGCCGTGCATGAAGGGCGGGAGGATGAGGAAGCGGCCGCCGAGCCCCGAGTCGACGTGGCGGAGGAGCTTCTCCTCGCTGTCGAGCCGCTCGAACCCGGGGACGTGGCCGCCGAGCCCGTTGAAGAAGACGTCCTCGTGGCGCCAGAGGACGCCCTTCGGCATGCCGGTCGTCCCGCCGGTGAAGAGGACGTAGAGGTCGTCGGCCGAGTAGGGGAGGTCGATCGGGTCGGGGCGCTCGGCCGCGAGCCACTCCTCGTAGTCGACGGCGCCGGGGAGGAGCGCGTGCCCGGAGTCGTCGCGCACCTGGACGAGGTGACGCAGCGCCGGAAGCTCGCCTCGCACGGCGGCCAGCAGCGGAGCGAAGGTCGCATGGTAGATGATCGCGCCCGCCGCGCTCGTCTCGAGCACGTAGCGCAGCTCGTCGGCGACGTAGCGGTAGTTGACGTTGACGAAGGCGGCGCGCGCCTTCCACGCTCCGTACATCGCCTCGATCCACTCGTTGCCGTTGTGGCAGTAGACGGCGACGTGGTCGTGGCCCGACTCCCAGGGCTCGAGCGCGGCCCGTTCGCGGCGGCAGCCGAGGCCGAGGCGCCGGAGGGCGCGGCCAAGCCGGCGGGTGCGGGCCGTCAGGTCGGCGTACGTGAAGACGCGGTCCCGCCATGCGAGCGCCTCGCGGTCGGGAACGTGGCCAGCGATCAGCTCCTGGATGACGGCCAGGTTGACGAGCATCAGTAGGGCTCGGGCCTCCTCAGCGGCCTTTGAAGACGGGCTTGCGCTTCTCCTTGAAGGCCTTCGTCCCTTCGCGGGCATCCTCGGACATCGAGGCCGGGATGCCGAACTCGAGCTCCTTCTCGAGCGCCTCGGTCGTCGGCCGCCCGAGGCCCGCCAGCACCGAGCGCTTGACGGCCTGCACGGCGAGCGGCCCGTTCTGGCAGATGACCTCGGCGTAGCGGCGCGCCTCGGCCATCACCCGCGCGGCCGGCACCACCCGGTTGACGAGGCCCATGCGCAGCGCCTCCGCGGCCGAGAACTGCTCGCCCGTCAGCAGGATCTCCATGGCATTGGCGAAGGGAATCTGGCGGGCCAGGCGCGCCGTCGAGCCACCCATCGGGAAGAGGCCGTGCTTGACCTCGGCAATCGCGAAGCGGGCGTCCTCGGCCGCCACCCGGATGTCCGTGGCCTGGAGCATCTCCATGCCGCCCGCGACGCAGTAGCCCTTGACGGCGGCGATGATCGGCTTCGACACCTCGTAGTTGCGCATCAGCCCCTTGTAGATGAGGCTCACGTCGTTCTTGATCCGCTCGTCGAACTCGTCCTCCGCCGGGCGGAGCCCCTGCATCATGCGGACCAGCCGGTCGAGGTCGGCGCCGGCGCAGAATGCCTGCTCGCCGGCGCCGGTGAAGATCGCCGCGCGCACGGCGGGGTCGTCGTTCACGTCCTGCCAGGCGTCGGCGAGCCGGCAGAGCATCTCGGCGTTGATCGCGTTGCGCACCGCGGGGCGGTTCATGGTGACGACGGCGATCGCGCCCGACTTCTCGTAGAGGACCGCGGGCTCAGCGCTCATTACTGACGATCCACATCGCGAAGTACTGTGAGCCGCCGCCGTAGGCGTGGCCGAGCGCCGTCCGCGCGCCGTCCACCTGGTGCGCGCCGGCGCGGCCCATCACCTGGAGGGCCGCCTCGCCGAGGCGCAGCATGCCCGAAGCGCCGATCGGGTTCGTGCACAGGACGCCGCCCGAGGGGTTGATCGGCAGGTGTGCTCCCATCTTCTGCTCCCCGCGGTCGATGATCTTCCAGCCCTCGCCGACGTCGCAGAAGCTCAGGTTCTCGAGCCACATCGCCTCGAACCAAGCGAAGGGGACGTAGATCTCGGCGGTGTCGATCTCCTTCCACGGGTTCGTGATGCCCGCGCCCTCGTACACCGCCCTGGCGCACATCTTCCCCGCCTTGGGGCTCACCTGGTCGCGGCCCGGTACCCACATGGCCTCGGCATAGGAGGCGCCCGACCTGATCCACGCAGGCTTCCGCGGCCCCTTGCGCGCCGCCTCTTCCGACGCGATCACCAGCGCGCAGGCGCCGTCGGACGACGGGCAGGTCTCGCCGTAGCGGATCGGGTCCCAGAGGACGGGTGAGTTCATCACGTCGTCGATCGTCATCGGCTCGCGGAGATGCGCGTATTCGTTGCGCCCGCCGTTCTCGCGCGCGTTGACGGCGGTCATGGGGCCGATGTGCGGCGGACATTTCGTCCGCGCGATGTAGGCGCGGACGTAAGGCGCGAAGTAGCCGCCCGCTCCCGCGACGAGGGGCTGCGTGAAGGGCAGGTTGGGCGAGAGCGCCCACATGGCGTTGCCCTCGGACTGCTTCTCGAAGGCGACGGCGAGGACCCGCTCGAAGAGCCCCGAGCGGACGTGCGTCATGGCGGCAAGCGCCGTCGACGCCCCGACCGAGCCCGCGGTGTGGACGCGGATGAGCGGCTTCAGGTGCGCGCCGAGCGCGCCGGCGAGGAACTGCTCGGGCTGCATGACGCCTTCGAGCATGTCGGGCGCCTTCCCCACGACGACGGCGTCGATGTCGCGGTGCTCGAGCCCCGCGTCGAGGAGCGCACGGTCGACCGCCTCGCGCACCAGGCCCGGGATGCTCACGTCGGCGCGGCGGGAGGCATGCCGCGTCTGCCCGACGCCGACGACGGCCGCCTGCCGTTTCACGTCCACCTCCGCTGGTCGCCAAGCACCCAGACGACGTTCTGCTGGAGGCAATGGCCCTGCGCGCCGTGGGCGATGGCGCGGCGCGCGCCGGCGACGGCATGGCCGTCGGCGCGCCCGGCGAGCTGCCGGAACGCCTCGCCGAGGCGGATGAGGCCCGTCATCATGAGCGGGTTTCCCGCGAGCGGGCCGCCCGAGGGGTTGATCGCGGGCCGGGTGCCCGTGGGATCGAGCTCCATCGCCTCGCAGAGGACGAGCTCCTCGACGGGTGTCGTCGCGCACAGCTCGAC contains:
- a CDS encoding nitroreductase family deazaflavin-dependent oxidoreductase — encoded protein: MREPFAARLHFVPRALRGPHAALIRTLRGYFSRAPGWVLLTTRGRRTGLPREVLLPCARTDGEIIVISTYGTRSDWFRNLRKDPRVEVTVRGRRVPARAEIVDDVFHKRAIVTANPFFPAAPFRPLNALARTALRRPSVASLRRWVTPRPVVVIRLERAGA
- a CDS encoding acyl-CoA dehydrogenase, with amino-acid sequence MPDAYPELNETQRLIRDTARKIVERELAPHVEKLEHGEEPPYACIKNLARGLGMAGDGEFTEAMREASPEDHLEFFVPAAVAIEISRVCAGVLVSYGVSYGQVAGTIRRHGTPAQQERWVPGLMSGEVVGAWGLTEPGAGSDAFGSMGTTARPDGDAYVLNGQKTFITNAPYADVFVIYAKLEENGARSIQPFLIERERPGLDVSKPFRKMGTHASPTGAVYLDHVRIPRENLLGGGVRERDHVKGRLAEERAGMPTLSLGLADRAFELALRYSKEREQFGQPICNFQLIQRRLARMYGLLCNMRNFVFADFLAGRKVRMSMADICAGKLYCCEAATQITMEAIHILGGNGYMEEYEVERLARDAKLMELGGGTTEIQELTIARHLIA
- a CDS encoding acyl-CoA synthetase, which encodes MPAKGRRPSRRSASPSSKAAEEARALLMLVNLAVIQELIAGHVPDREALAWRDRVFTYADLTARTRRLGRALRRLGLGCRRERAALEPWESGHDHVAVYCHNGNEWIEAMYGAWKARAAFVNVNYRYVADELRYVLETSAAGAIIYHATFAPLLAAVRGELPALRHLVQVRDDSGHALLPGAVDYEEWLAAERPDPIDLPYSADDLYVLFTGGTTGMPKGVLWRHEDVFFNGLGGHVPGFERLDSEEKLLRHVDSGLGGRFLILPPFMHGAGQWAAFNTFHRGGTVILPDEVRRFDPHAAWRTIERQRVDQMSLVGDAFARPLLAALREGGYDASSVRVISSTAAVLSPGVKQELAALLPDGTMFIESIGATEAGLQAMSWDAASGPGGHSAYQLRENSILLSEDRRRFLEPGSDEVGWLATRGHLPLGYLGDPERTRQTFPVIDGVRYCIGGDRARWDEDGRLLFLGRDSACINTGGEKVYAEEVERVVKGHPSVNDALVVGVRDTRWGQRVTAVVSLRDRGASPTVEELRAHCAPHLADYKIPRAVVVAAEIVRSPSGKPDYAWAKAFAEESSCQMPTRS
- a CDS encoding crotonase/enoyl-CoA hydratase family protein (Catalyzes the reversible hydration of unsaturated fatty acyl-CoA to beta-hydroxyacyl-CoA) codes for the protein MSAEPAVLYEKSGAIAVVTMNRPAVRNAINAEMLCRLADAWQDVNDDPAVRAAIFTGAGEQAFCAGADLDRLVRMMQGLRPAEDEFDERIKNDVSLIYKGLMRNYEVSKPIIAAVKGYCVAGGMEMLQATDIRVAAEDARFAIAEVKHGLFPMGGSTARLARQIPFANAMEILLTGEQFSAAEALRMGLVNRVVPAARVMAEARRYAEVICQNGPLAVQAVKRSVLAGLGRPTTEALEKELEFGIPASMSEDAREGTKAFKEKRKPVFKGR
- a CDS encoding thiolase domain-containing protein, whose translation is MKRQAAVVGVGQTRHASRRADVSIPGLVREAVDRALLDAGLEHRDIDAVVVGKAPDMLEGVMQPEQFLAGALGAHLKPLIRVHTAGSVGASTALAAMTHVRSGLFERVLAVAFEKQSEGNAMWALSPNLPFTQPLVAGAGGYFAPYVRAYIARTKCPPHIGPMTAVNARENGGRNEYAHLREPMTIDDVMNSPVLWDPIRYGETCPSSDGACALVIASEEAARKGPRKPAWIRSGASYAEAMWVPGRDQVSPKAGKMCARAVYEGAGITNPWKEIDTAEIYVPFAWFEAMWLENLSFCDVGEGWKIIDRGEQKMGAHLPINPSGGVLCTNPIGASGMLRLGEAALQVMGRAGAHQVDGARTALGHAYGGGSQYFAMWIVSNER